One part of the Dehalococcoidales bacterium genome encodes these proteins:
- a CDS encoding nitroreductase encodes MDVVEAIRQRKSIRGFKPDTVPEETLRKIIEVALRAPSWANTQPWEFAIVRGGKLEEIRQAFVEKAQATEPTNPDLAAPTGFPEPFDGRRRAVGRKLFEIMDIGREDREKRAWWGLQGLKLFEAPVVIYIYTDRTFYSQEGGLNVWPVFDCGLVAQNIMLLAVEYGLGTIPAIQAVMYPDVLRNVLEIPDSKLIVLGIAIGYPDPESPTDRFTSEREPLDNVTEWYGFD; translated from the coding sequence ATGGACGTGGTTGAAGCAATCCGTCAGCGGAAGAGCATCAGGGGCTTCAAGCCGGATACCGTACCGGAAGAGACCCTGAGGAAGATAATAGAGGTTGCCCTGCGCGCCCCTTCGTGGGCGAACACCCAGCCCTGGGAGTTCGCCATCGTGCGCGGGGGGAAACTGGAAGAGATTCGGCAGGCTTTCGTGGAGAAGGCACAGGCAACAGAACCGACAAACCCGGACCTGGCGGCTCCGACCGGATTCCCCGAACCGTTCGACGGCCGTCGCCGTGCCGTGGGCCGGAAGCTCTTCGAGATAATGGATATTGGCCGGGAGGACCGTGAGAAGAGAGCATGGTGGGGGTTGCAGGGGTTGAAGCTGTTCGAGGCCCCGGTGGTCATCTATATCTACACCGACCGTACCTTCTACTCGCAGGAAGGGGGCTTGAACGTCTGGCCGGTGTTTGACTGCGGCTTGGTTGCACAGAACATCATGCTCCTTGCCGTGGAGTACGGCCTGGGGACCATCCCGGCAATCCAGGCGGTCATGTACCCGGATGTCCTGAGGAACGTGCTGGAAATACCGGATTCAAAGCTGATTGTCCTCGGGATAGCCATCGGCTACCCTGACCCGGAGTCCCCGACGGACCGGTTCACTTCCGAGAGGGAGCCCCTTGATAATGTAACCGAATGGTACGGGTTCGACTAG
- a CDS encoding FAD-dependent oxidoreductase, with protein sequence MNSNFPGLFAPGRIGRMELKNRIVMPPMGTGYGAEGGYVSQRLIDYHEARARGGVGLIITEVTAPSLQCQASSYLLTLGDDSHIPGFRDLADAVHRHGAKLAVQLQHSSWEIRDGSPIQVGPSPVMVPARVMGISGKPTHELTTGEIARIVEWFASATRRAKEAGCDGVELHGAHQYLVASFLSASTNQRQDEYGGTAEKRARFLVEIIRATREAAGPEFPIWPRLNGQEFGIENGVTIEETEQIVPMLVEAGAQAIHVSGYGAGSSAIRAPISDRPGFLVPLAERVKKTTQVPVIAVGRLDAELGESVLAEGKADFIAIGRRLMADPELPNKAAEGRFSEITPCINCMDCIERPVSEGRGCACAVNAAMGHEREYEITPASQVKKVVVVGGGPAGMEAARVAARRGHRVVLFEEDPTVGGQLTIAALPPYKEDIALLIKYMSDRLAEAGVDVRVSTEATPEAIAEVGPDTVVIATGGLPIVPDIPGIEGANVATAQDVLSGRATAGQNVVIIGGGMVGCETGHFLVEQGKTVTIIEMLKRMAADVSPMVRRRLMDGLREKSVSLHTQVTCEEIHDDAVTVTTAEGEKQTISADSVVIAVGYRPNDELSRALEDKVPEILRIGDSAEPRRIREAIDDGYRTGLSL encoded by the coding sequence ATGAACAGCAACTTCCCGGGACTTTTCGCACCGGGCCGGATAGGCCGGATGGAACTGAAGAACCGAATCGTGATGCCGCCGATGGGAACCGGCTACGGGGCGGAGGGGGGTTACGTCAGCCAGCGGCTTATCGATTACCATGAAGCACGGGCCAGGGGCGGCGTGGGCCTGATTATCACCGAGGTTACCGCACCATCACTGCAGTGCCAGGCTTCCAGTTACCTGCTTACTCTGGGGGATGACAGCCATATACCGGGCTTCAGGGACCTTGCCGATGCGGTCCACCGCCACGGTGCCAAACTCGCCGTCCAGTTACAGCATTCCAGTTGGGAAATCAGGGACGGCTCTCCGATACAGGTCGGTCCGTCACCCGTCATGGTACCGGCGCGTGTCATGGGCATCTCAGGCAAGCCAACCCACGAACTGACTACCGGCGAGATTGCCCGAATAGTAGAATGGTTCGCCAGCGCAACGCGGCGGGCAAAGGAAGCCGGTTGCGACGGCGTTGAGTTACACGGCGCCCACCAGTACCTGGTCGCTTCGTTCCTCTCCGCGTCCACCAACCAGCGCCAGGACGAGTACGGTGGTACGGCTGAAAAAAGGGCAAGGTTCCTGGTCGAGATTATCAGGGCCACCAGGGAGGCGGCAGGGCCTGAGTTCCCCATCTGGCCACGGCTCAACGGCCAGGAGTTCGGTATCGAGAACGGCGTCACCATCGAAGAGACCGAGCAGATAGTACCGATGCTGGTCGAAGCCGGTGCCCAGGCGATACACGTATCGGGATACGGTGCCGGTTCCTCGGCCATACGGGCACCGATATCGGACCGACCGGGATTTCTGGTGCCACTTGCCGAGAGGGTGAAGAAGACCACGCAGGTACCCGTAATCGCCGTGGGCAGGCTCGATGCCGAGCTGGGAGAGAGTGTCCTGGCAGAGGGCAAGGCCGACTTCATCGCCATCGGCAGACGCCTCATGGCCGACCCCGAGTTACCCAACAAAGCCGCCGAGGGACGATTTAGTGAAATCACCCCCTGCATCAACTGCATGGACTGCATCGAACGTCCGGTATCAGAGGGACGCGGTTGCGCCTGTGCCGTCAACGCCGCCATGGGACATGAAAGGGAATACGAAATCACGCCCGCCTCTCAAGTGAAGAAAGTGGTGGTGGTTGGCGGGGGGCCGGCGGGAATGGAAGCCGCCAGGGTTGCTGCCCGTAGAGGCCACCGCGTGGTGCTGTTTGAGGAAGACCCCACCGTTGGAGGACAGCTCACGATAGCCGCCCTGCCACCCTACAAAGAGGACATTGCCCTGTTGATAAAATATATGTCCGACCGACTGGCAGAGGCCGGCGTCGATGTCCGCGTCAGCACAGAAGCAACCCCTGAGGCAATTGCGGAGGTCGGACCGGATACCGTGGTCATTGCCACCGGCGGCCTGCCGATAGTGCCGGATATCCCCGGTATAGAAGGAGCAAACGTTGCCACTGCCCAGGATGTACTCTCCGGGAGAGCTACCGCAGGACAGAACGTGGTCATCATCGGTGGAGGGATGGTCGGCTGTGAGACCGGACACTTCCTGGTGGAGCAAGGTAAAACGGTTACTATTATTGAAATGCTGAAGAGGATGGCCGCAGATGTCTCCCCGATGGTCAGACGACGCCTCATGGATGGCCTGAGAGAGAAGAGCGTATCCCTGCATACTCAGGTAACCTGCGAAGAGATACATGACGATGCCGTAACGGTCACAACTGCTGAAGGCGAAAAGCAGACGATATCGGCGGACTCCGTAGTGATAGCCGTCGGTTACAGGCCGAATGACGAGCTTAGCAGAGCCCTTGAAGACAAGGTGCCCGAAATCCTCCGTATCGGGGATTCCGCCGAGCCGCGGCGAATCAGGGAAGCTATCGATGACGGCTATCGAACCGGTCTGTCTCTGTGA
- a CDS encoding protease inhibitor I42 family protein has protein sequence MTVRLATVCTLITIPLLLGACSSGVVTVEVSCDDFMEQQHLSKQVEVGIGETFTVTLCSNASTGFQWVEPAQVSDKGILRQTGHEFIAPGEKDGEPPAPGAAGQQQWTFETLRKGTTEVSMEYSRPWEGGEKGEWTFTLTVVVK, from the coding sequence ATGACTGTAAGATTGGCCACCGTATGCACACTGATAACTATCCCGCTGCTACTGGGAGCCTGCTCCTCGGGGGTGGTGACTGTGGAGGTATCCTGCGATGATTTCATGGAGCAACAGCACCTCAGCAAGCAGGTGGAAGTCGGCATTGGCGAGACGTTCACGGTGACTCTGTGTTCCAACGCTTCTACGGGTTTCCAATGGGTAGAACCAGCGCAGGTCAGTGACAAGGGTATCTTGCGCCAGACAGGCCACGAGTTCATTGCGCCCGGGGAAAAAGATGGTGAACCCCCCGCTCCCGGGGCCGCAGGCCAGCAACAGTGGACCTTCGAGACACTCAGGAAAGGCACCACCGAAGTATCCATGGAATACAGTCGCCCGTGGGAAGGTGGCGAGAAGGGTGAGTGGACATTCACGCTGACTGTCGTTGTGAAGTAG